Part of the Acidobacteriota bacterium genome is shown below.
CGCTCACCCTGGCGGTAGCGGCGCAAGAGGCGCGCCCCGCACAGGAAGACGAATCGTGGGAGCGGCAGGCCCGAGCCTACTTGAAGAGTATTCTGTACTCGCCGGAGCTGGTGGAGGACTGGATCCTGGGCAGGGCCAGCCTGGGGGAAGCCTACGACGGCGAGCTGGGATGGGTGTTTCACGACAGGCGGGTCAAACACGGGGTCGATGGATCGATATCGACCTATCGGTACGCGGGCGCCCGCCGAACCATCATGTACGGCGACAACCCTTGCCGGATCAACACCTACGGAGACAGTTTCACCCACTGCGACCAGGTCAGTGACGGCGAGACCTGGCAGGAAGTGCTCGCCGCCCACCTGTGCGAACCTCTGCGCAACTTCGGAGTCGGGGGGTACTCCGTCTACCAGGCCTACCTGAGAATGCTGCGTGAGGAAACCCGTACTCCCGCCCGGTACATCATCTTCAACATCTACGACGACGATCACTATCGAAACCTGCATGGCTGGCGCAACGTTCGATTGGGCTATACGACCGGGATGTGGCCGGCCGTGCTCGGCTCCACCATGCCCTATGTCACAGCGAATCCCGCAACCAGGCAATTCACGGAGTTCAAGAATCCCTGCCCGACTCCCGAATCGGTCCGCAACCTCAGCGACTTCGACTGGGTGTTCGAGCGATTCAAGGACGACTTCGTGCTGAAGATCGTCCTGGCGCAAAGGGACCCGGGGGCGGGCTCCCTGCAGCCGAGCTACGCGGTGATGGAGGAACTGGCCCGGGAACACGGCCTCCAGGCCAGCATCGGGACTCCGGAAGAGCTGAAACGGACGGCAACGGAGATCTACACCAGAGCCGCGCTGTTCGCCACCATGAGAATCATCGAGAAGATCGAGCGCTATGCATCGGCTCAGGGAAAACAAGTCCTCTTCGTTCTCTCCTACGGGCAACGGAACGCGGCAAAGGTGCTGACGACAGGGGAACGTTTCGACCAGAGCCTGCTTGATTTTCTAGAGGAGAAGAGGCTGCCGTATGTCGATCTGATGGAGGCGCACGGGCGGGATTTTGCCCAGTTCAAAGTGACGGTGGACGAGTACATCAAGCGTTATTGGATCGGCCACTACAATCCCCTGGGCAACTTCTTTCAGGCATTTGCCATCAAGGACAAGCTGGTCGAGCTCCTCGACCCGAAGCCCGTCAGCTATTCCACCGATCCATCGCAATACATCGAGATGAAGCCCAATCGGAGATGACGAACGCCAATGGGCGTCCTCGCAGGTCTATTCCTCCTGATCGGACTCGGTCCCGGTCCGGAGCCTCGTCTGACCGATGTGACCGACGCCAGCGGCATCCTCTGGAAGCACGGCGCCGGTTCACCCGGGAAAACCAACATCCGCGAGCAGATCGGGAGCGGCGTCGCGCTCCTGGACTACGACCGTGACGGTTGGCTCGACGTCTACCTGCTGACGGGTCCGGCCGCCAATCCGTCCGACTCCCCCGGCAACCGGCTCTATCGCAACAACGGCGACGGTTCGTTCTCCGACGTCACCGAATCGGCGGAAGTCGGTTTCCGAGGGTGGAGCATGGGCGTCTGCGCGGGAGACTACGACGGCGACGGGAACCTCGACCTCTACGTCACCAATCTGGGCCCCAATCTGCTCTATCGCAACAACGGGGACGGGACCTTCACCGAGGCCGCAAAGCGGGCCGGAGTTTCGTGTCCCCGGTTCAGCACCGGGAGCGCCTTCGCCGACTACGACGGCGACGGGGATCTGGACCTCTTCGTGGCCAACTACGTCGCCGTTGAACATACCGATCCCAGCCGGAAGGACCGGGTGTGCAACTACTACGGGCTGCGCGTGGGTTGCGGGCCCCGGGGACTCAAGGGAGCGCCCGATTTCCTCTACCGGAACAACGGGGACGGGACCTTCACCGACGTTTCGCAAGGGGCCGGCGTCGCTGACGGGGCGATGTTCTACGGCCTGGGCGTCATCTGGACTGATATCGACAACGACGCGGACCTCGATCTCTTCGTCGCCAATGACCGGAACCCCAACTACCTCTACCGGAACGACGGCCGGGGCCGTTTCGAGGAGGCCGGGCTGCTGAGCGGAGTCGCCGTCGGATGGGACGGCCAGACCCAGGCCTGCATGGGAGTGGACATCGGCGACGTCGATGCCGACGGGAACCCGGATATCGTGGTGACCAACTTCTCGCGGGAGTACAACGCCGTCTACAAGAGCACGGCCGGGAACCTCTTTTCCGACATGAGCCCCCAGATGGGCTTGGGGCGGCCCAGTTTTCCGTTCGTGGCCTGGGGCACGCAATTTTTCGACGTCGACTCCGACGGGGATCTGGACCTCTTCGTCGCCAACGGCCACACCTACCCCCAGGTGGAAGAACGTGAATGGGACGAGCGCTACGCGCAGCGGAACCAGTTGTTCCTCAA
Proteins encoded:
- a CDS encoding CRTAC1 family protein, which encodes MGVLAGLFLLIGLGPGPEPRLTDVTDASGILWKHGAGSPGKTNIREQIGSGVALLDYDRDGWLDVYLLTGPAANPSDSPGNRLYRNNGDGSFSDVTESAEVGFRGWSMGVCAGDYDGDGNLDLYVTNLGPNLLYRNNGDGTFTEAAKRAGVSCPRFSTGSAFADYDGDGDLDLFVANYVAVEHTDPSRKDRVCNYYGLRVGCGPRGLKGAPDFLYRNNGDGTFTDVSQGAGVADGAMFYGLGVIWTDIDNDADLDLFVANDRNPNYLYRNDGRGRFEEAGLLSGVAVGWDGQTQACMGVDIGDVDADGNPDIVVTNFSREYNAVYKSTAGNLFSDMSPQMGLGRPSFPFVAWGTQFFDVDSDGDLDLFVANGHTYPQVEEREWDERYAQRNQLFLNTGSGRFRELVSAGPGLALARSSRGAAFGDLDNDGDVDVVVNNVDDSPTILRNDTPRKGHWLSVRLVGKGPNEPAIGARVTAVVPDRTVTREVRSGGSYLSQNDLRLHFGLGTAQRLDRLLVLWPDGREQVLVDVPVDRFLTVTRTAE